One stretch of Zingiber officinale cultivar Zhangliang chromosome 6B, Zo_v1.1, whole genome shotgun sequence DNA includes these proteins:
- the LOC121992991 gene encoding glycoprotein 3-alpha-L-fucosyltransferase A-like has protein sequence MRDPMGAASTPRRRWPNLLPLVVALVVIAEVVFLVRLDIAKNASMVQHWTTTFQFPSTTAAFEDSLASSFPSFNGSLQEEVADGEDEGRCEDWLEREDAIPYSRSFTTDPIIVSGGEKQDWSTCSVGCQFGNVLDRTPDATFNLPRTPLTASVHRSMESSKYYMENQIEVARGRGYDILMTTSLSSDVPVGYFSWAEYDIMAPMHPKTEKAHAAAFISNCGARNFRIQALEMLENFGIQIDSYGACHKNRDENVDKIEALKRYKFSLAFENSNEEDYVTEKFFQSLVAGAIPVVVGAPNIQEFAPSPSSVLHIKELDDVESVAKTMKFLATNLNAYNKSVSWKHEGPSDSFKALVDMAAVHSSCRLCIFLATKITDKEEMATKFQKRPCKCTTMSGTVYHLYVRERGRFHMESVFLRSGMLTLEGMEAAVLSKFKSLNHTPVWRNERPKSIRGGDDLKIYRIYPVGLTQRQALYSFKFDSDDDFRKHVESNPCAKFEVIFV, from the exons ATGAGAGATCCGATGGGAGCAGCATCGACCCCGAGGCGGCGATGGCCGAACCTGCTGCCCCTCGTCGTGGCCCTCGTCGTCATCGCCGAAGTTGTCTTCCTCGTCCGCCTCGACATCGCCAAGAACGCCAGCATGGTCCAACACTGGACCACCACCTTCCAGTTCCCTTCCACCACCGCCGCCTTTGAGGACTCCTTGGCATCGTCCTTCCCTTCCTTCAACGGTTCCCTTCAAGAAGAAGTTGCTGATGGCGAGGACGAAGGGCGATGCGAGGATTGGTTGGAGAGAGAGGATGCCATCCCGTATTCGAGAAGTTTCACCACCGATCCGATCATCGTCTCTGGTGGCGAAAAGCAG GACTGGAGTACATGCTCTGTTGGATGTCAATTTGGAAATGTATTAGATCGGACACCTGATGCTACATTTAACTTACCTCGAACCCCCTTGACAGCTAGTGTACATCGGTCGATGGAATCATCAAAGTACTATATGGAAAACCAGATTGAAGTGGCACGAGG GAGAGGTTATGACATTCTAATGACTACGAGTCTGTCATCAGATGTCCCAGTTGGATACTTCTCATGGGCAGAATACGATATCATGGCTCCTATGCATCCAAAAACTGAGAAAGCCCATGCAGCTGCCTTTATTTCCAATTGTGGTGCCCGTAATTTCCGTATACAGGCTCTTGAAATGCTTGAAAATTTCGGTATACAGATTGATTCTTATGGTGCTTGTCATAAAAATCGAGATGAAAATG TGGACAAGATTGAAGCATTGAAACGCTACAAATTTAGTTTGGCATTTGAGAACTCTAATGAGGAGGACTATGTTACAGAAAAATTCTTCCAGTCCCTTGTTGCAG GAGCTATTCCAGTTGTGGTTGGTGCCCCCAATATCCAGGAGTTTGCACCTTCTCCTAGTTCTGTTTTACATATTAAAGAACTTGATGATGTTGAATCAGTGGCTAAAACCATGAAGTTCCTTGCAACAAATCTAAATGCATATAATAAGTCAGTAAG TTGGAAACACGAGGGTCCGTCTGATTCTTTCAAGGCACTTGTGGACATGGCTGCAGTTCACTCGTCATGCCGTCTATGCATTTTTCTTGCAACAAAGATCACAGACAAGGAAGAAATGGCTACTAAGTTTCAGAAACGCCCATGCAAATGCACCACCATGTCAGGAACTGTGTACCATCTATAtgtgagagaaagaggaagattTCATATGGAATCCGTCTTCCTAAG ATCAGGGATGTTGACTCTTGAAGGAATGGAAGCCGCAGTGTTATCAAAGTTTAAGTCACTGAATCACACTCCTGTGTGGAGGAATGAAAGACCGAAAAGTATTCGAGGAGGAGATGACTTGAAGATTTACAGAATTTACCCGGTCGGTCTCACTCAGAGGCAAGCATTGTACAGCTTTAAGTTTGACAGTGATGATGATTTTAGGAAACACGTAGAGAGCAATCCTTGTGCAAAATTTGAAGTTATTTTCGTATGA